The DNA sequence ATTCCCtttctcattgttgattctcagaagatcaaggatgggaaggaatgaaGCAAAGATCTCTCCCTTCCCAGAAGACCCCACTCCTTCCCACAACCTTACAAAAACAAGCCCTCAGTAGAAgggaagaacatgcctttgtttcctactgataagcctctttgaattctgagaatctcatccctTCTTCCCCTAGgtatttgcttccccttttgtttatggggccgttttcaaggtgaaattctgggaacaaggataagacattggcgtttttgcagacgatcgctggacaaataaaattgccccgatatcgcggcaggtcgaaacgatggttgaggcattttttaaaaacaaaaggtgcaatttcttatttttgaaaagggcagggcgcatttcgcgatctaaaagaagggcatggcgctgcgcccttcaaaaacagcctagcgggaacactagtGATTACCACAGCATGAAAAACTGGTTCCGAAAGCACAGTGCAATCGATAACTTCaacttggggggattttttttcccctttgatcACCCGGTGGCGATCGGCGCTGAAATCTTTGGTAgccattaaaaatttttggtcgccaattggcgagtggcgaccgctaatctgCACCTCTACTCTGAAGTACTTTTGTTTGTACTTGTCCCTTTGTCTCTTCAACTTCATATTCTGTTCTTTAAGTTTATCTAGTTCTATTTTCATTAATTCTCTGTTTCGCTTCCTTTTTTTATAGCCACTAGCAACTCTGGAATGAGATGGGGTGTTTTCAGGCACATCATGATGTTGAGGGCTTTGAGGAGGTGTCCCGACAATTAACAGTGCCTGTTCtatttcttttatcttttctctGTGTTTTTTAGCACGCTCACGCCAGCCTTTCCGTATCTTTCTCTTCTCACGATCactcatttcacaaattttttttcttgatgactTCTTTCCTTATCTTTCCTTTTAACCTCCTCATATTTCTCAGGATCAGCTTTCAATTTCTCTCTTGCACGCCTCATACTTAGTTTTTTCACCTCTCTTCTTCTCTGTATTTCTTTCTCAGATTTAAttttaggtttttctttttttttcttttttgtttgagcTTCCTCCATTTTGACTctggaaattaaaagaaaaaacatttttaagattttatccTGAAAACAGTTTGTGTTTTGATAGCCATAATGCAGAATTGAAAAAAGGCATAATTTAAATAAAGCAGTAGGGTCTACAAATAGGGTTTGTCTATATGAAGATTATGCATGAAGAGTATATGAAGGTATGAAGACAATGCCTTCAGGTATAAACcttcaaatatataaataaattctaaaacattttccaaaatggtttaaaaatttttaatttcctacACAACTGAAGATACTGCCTGAAAGTTTTTTTAGAAAGATAgatataatgaagaaataaaataatttcttaacaTAAACAagcagcaaaatattaaaaaaaaaaaaaaaaaaaaccctacgtgagaaataaataaaacatatccaTATCATTtgctgccagttttttttttctttcaaagacaTTATGTCTGGCATATATATTATAGCAATGCTTAAATTTCAACTAACTTTGTATTTGAATCACATCAATTGACATAGTGTCACATCCATGGAcaaactgtgtccacagatgtgATGTCCACGGATGTGATAAAAACAACCATTTCCCACATTTAAGAACATGtgcttttgaagttttgaattcaaagttgaaaaacaaatattttacacttaatattatCAATTCATTGAATTATTGTATTATCTCACCTGGTTATTTTAAATCTGTATGAGCCACAGATGTGATGAGCTGATCTTTACTCTCTGTAAATCAAggacaaaaactttaaataaagtcACAGAAATCTCAAAGCAAGCTTCTGTTTCTGTTCCACTGAACAAAATGGCTTCTTGAGAGTTGATCCTTCAACCAATACAGTTTAGTACTGCCACATGGGAGAATTTATTGGCACTTTCTTTTCTGTCCACAGATGTGACTATTTCTCTGGTTACAGGCATTAAActtgcaattaaataaatatgaaaattaaattttaactttaaatttttgagaagtgTGTACTAAATGTGTACTTGATCAAAAATATAGCTTAAGTAGCTAATTTCTTGTTTGgtgcataaaatataaaataatgaaacaaaaaaagtgaAGCGGTTACAGTCCACGGATGTGATAAATCACATTCTGTGgactaaatttaaacaataaataaaatatttttttctcatttagcaACTTCAATATATTCCATCAGTTGTATTAAAGTGTTTTTAGTCActtgaattattttctaaacttttattctttatagTAAAAACCAGAAACACAAATTCctgatttttctgagaatgacccATCAAGGTCCGactgtgtatgtatatatatatcacgaaagaagagaaaaatgaaCCCTACTAGTTAATCTGAGGGTCCAATCATGGAATTAAAGCAAGAATAAGAAAAAAGACGGGCTAAgttcacattttttcaaacatgatcTTGTGGGTGATTCAATACAATTATAAATGCAAGTTCCCCGCCCCCCCTCCAAGATCGATGGCATACCCCCGCAAATTCTACTAAACACACCGTCTCTAAAATAAGAACAAGACCCCTCGAAAATTATCCGTCCCAGTTTCAATTTCACAACATGCAAATACTCCCCCTCCCCCGGTAGGCTCAACTGATTTGATGCAGCACAGGTTCAGATGTCATGtattagagatgtaccgagtactcggtaactactcggtactcggccaatttgccgagtactcagtactcaGCTTACTCGACCAATTTGCCAAGTACTCAGTACTCGGcgaaattttgatcaggtactcggccaataccaagtagttgtaaaaaatggaatattgatcaaagcagattttacaattaataaaaaagtgcaagcatataatatactgcaatcatttacaattcaaatttacaagtaaaattcaaattttgagaataatgaagtttgttatacTTCagtggagtaaatcttatattttaatgtcccaaagttgatgaaatttatttattaaaaatggggcaaaacaggtaagtacagaaaatatgaaatgtttatattattaaatggatttttgccacctCCAAAATTATTTgtaagaagtataaaaatatcttttcttaaaaaataaaacaacatcaaaagcacaaatgtgcaggaacactgcaaacacgtgttttggcattacaaggaatgcttttttccaTGCACAAAATGCTGAGCTtacggatttaaagacatccgacaaatatctgatttttttacattcattagctcacattttatgcactgaaaaagatgtttcttgtaatacagaaacacgtgtctgcaatgtcttgcacatttgtgcttttaatgttgtttcatttgcttttaaaaattttaagtttgctgGACTAGAAATATAGATTGATATGAtgtgttttaattccaacttaatTAATCCTaccttttttgtatttgtttatctttactttaaaaaataacttatttgtaaaattatcaacttaaataaaatcttttaaataatgcaaaatgcataattaaatttcacctggaattttgttttaaaaactattatttaaacaTGGAGCTCTGTACTACTACTCCAATGAGTTCATAATTCGTCACATGTGTGTGGGTggtatttcttaaaacataattggaactcggtactcgttcgagtagtgaaaggcctcgtacttggtactcggctactcggccaaagttaCTGCTCGTTATGTCTCTATCATGTATCATAATCCGGTTTCTTACTCCAACTTTAAACAACAAAAGTCATTTTTGACTCTGATACTTAATTGTATTGCGGTACAAATTTGTAAGCTGTCCCCTCTGTCAAATCTTACATCTCCATATTTTGATTATTGATTCATATCAGATCAACTAAAAAGATTTTTGAGTCaatattttgtcagtttttttattaatgtgtttTTATTCGTGTCCtctcaacaaaaataaaaatctgaaattaCAGGAAGGTTTTCCTTTGCTTTTTGAGTAATTAACTTTTGTAAAGCAAAAACTGGGTTCAGGGTTTGTGCTCTAAAATCTTGCAATGGAGAAGGAACATTTTAATTGTTTGAAGAATAttgagtattttttaattttttaaagaagaatgttTGATGTCTAGAGTTTATTCCATGGTTATTAATGACGGTTAAATCCTTTTCAGCATTGATGTTGGAGAAGTTATTAATATGCTCTGCTCAGATCTGAAATTGACCCACTGGTACGACTTCCAAATTCTCCATCTcaacaaaagtaattttcaaagatttttttttttcattttacttctttATACATTCAACATTCTGTTCATAGTAAGTCTTTCATCGAATGCATTTTCGTAGTTGAATGGAAATATAAAAGTACATTCACATAGCATAGTGAACTAACACTTCAGTAATTCTATTTATATTGTACTTATAAATTTAGATttgaaaactaacttttatttcaaTCGAAACAACACCCACCATGAAAGCttatctgtttatttttaaattgagaacAGATGTTTCAATTTAcctattaaaaataaagcaaatgctGTAATTTGTTTCTCACGACCCTTATTTGTATAAAGAGAAATAACAACAGCTGTCAGGATTTTTATTGTGGGTTCATCCAGCACCTctggtgatttaaaaaaaggtgacAACATTTTTGTACAgaggtttttcaaaaaacaaaaaagcacatAAATACTTGTTGAATGttgtaaaaatatattcatcCTAACTGAAATTGCATGGCTtaacagggcccaatacaggctgtttttcggtactttcacaaaaatcgtgttttgaaatcggtactttcacaaaaatcaagtaataaaatcagtaacttcacaaaaatatcgaaaatttcacaaaaattctcattttaaagtataaaatttatttctctgtTTAAGACAgaatatactcataaaataaaattataagcaggtttaaatgaacaatcgcttaaattgaaacctttttgtagtattttaactaatttttagctgtttgtCACCAaaatgtatttatgcaatattaacGCAATCAttaaacatctgttttgaggaaccgtttttctaataatttcctacattgtacacagtacatagaccattaagctgaaattacgatggtatttttcgtacttcttaagtttttagccccccccccccaaaaaaaaaaaaacgaaacatgttaaaaataatactaaatgacatttacactttcgaactaaaatttcacttgttctactacTTCTTTTACGAAAATTAGGAtgcgtctaaaatttcacaaaaacaatgctgataaaaaaactttcccaaaaatagaatgatgcaatactttcacaaaaataggtagcgagaaaaaaatcctggattggcccctgcttaaaattatttatagcTCTATAAAAGTTAAAAGTAGTTTGGTAGAATGTTTAAATAGAGATTCAGATTggtatgattttttgaaaaacaggaaAAAGTCAAAGCTTTTCGTTACCCCCCTGCACCCCGGAGTATTTCATCAAAAACCGAAAAGGGCTGGGCTTCTTCTAAAAATCCcctggtttttttttcaaacattggcAAAAAGTCTTCCACTAACACTGCAGATacttaatacagtagaagacctttataatgcacaccttgggaccagagtttttgcattatacaggttttggcgttatataggtcagttcacaaatttttaaactaatattcaaaatacatctgtatattagcacttcagaatgagttttatctgtagtgaatgttaaagcactaattatacattgagtcattcacaaataaatatgtttctttattacaagaaagtgaaatatcctgcactCCTGCTAGCTTCGTGGTTTGCATAATaactgcattttcaagaaccatTTGGTATTTTCATATTACTGTGAATgctgattttcatttaaaagctttgaattaagatgaaaagatgaaaaactgattcaaaatttaatttgccttacaatttttatgtttgcaagccaaaacagagggattttttaaacttccaaacttattgtttacttctggaaagttgtgcggtttatagcgaattgcgttatacaggtcggcgttataaaggtattctactgtagtGCAATAGGACTTCCATGATTTCGTTTGAGAAGTCAGAAAAGAGAATACAATCAATAAAAACAAATCTGTATAATCCTAATAACTACAGAAATAacctgaaaatttaaaagaaaatcacagACTCACacacacaattttatttttagtgtgaCAAAGGGCTTAAGTTGTTTAAGAAACCTAAAAGCAAAATTCAAGCTACGGTAAATGAATTTTCTCAGTGCTTTAGTTGGAAAAAATAGTTTGGGTTGACTCACCTTGGGGTTTGAAGGACTCGTCAGAAGGAAAAAATAGAACCTGTTTACATtgcatttgtaatatttttactgtaaaaggggGATCCAACATTTAAGGGGATGCaacccctcctcccccctccaaaCAGCCCTTACTGTGTAAACAGAACTCTTGACTGTTGTAGAAAGACCATTTTGGTGCCAGGAACAATGTGCAGGAATATCTCTTTTAGCCCAGCTCCATTCAATAACAGCCCCATCATAGTTAACACGATTTCTGTCAGTACTCTAGATTATAAACAGGTCCTAGGGCATGAAGCTGGGCAATTATataaaaatctcaacttttttaCAAGAGTACATCTTTTCGCatggcatttttaaaattagctttgtgaagaataaaaatttgatttgttttgaaaactgaaaacgtTTTGCTTTTTCCCCccgttaaaataaaaaacgttttctATTTTTAGATCGGAGTTCAAACAAGGAGATTATGTATGTGACCATAGTTCAACCTTGTGATTTGCTCAAATTTGAAGCTTAAAATGGGAATGAACGTAGAAGACAAGTCATATTCCtgtgaatattgtaaaaagacatttagGTACATTTCATGTTGGAAAgtacatttgaggacacatactggagaaaaaccgtattcttgtgaagtTTGTgcaaagtcattttctcagagtggagACTTGAAAGTCCATTTGAGAATACATACAAAAGAAAGACCATAtacttgtgaaatttgtaaaaagacattttccgtgagtggaagtttgaaagatcatttgaggacacatacaaaagaaaaaccattttcttgtcaaatttgtaaaaagtcattttctcagagtggaagTCTAAGGAACCATTTGAGAACAcgtactaaagaaaaaccatattcttgtgaactTTGCAAAAAGTCATTTTCTGTGAGTGGAAGAttgaaagttcatttgaggacacatacaaaggAAAAACTATATTCTTGTGatatttgtaaaaagacattttctgagagtggaaatttgaaagttcatttgaggacacatacaaaggaaaaaccatattcttgtgaaatttgcaaaaagaCATTTGTTCAGAGTGGAAATCTAAGGACCCATTtcaggacacatactaaagaaaagccatactcttgtgaaatttgtaaaaagtcattttctgagagtggaaatttgaaagttcatttgaggacacatacaaaggAAAAACTATATTCTTGTGAagtttgtaaaaagacattttctgagagtggaaatttgaaaaatcatttgaggacacatacacaggaaaaaccatattcttgtgaaatttgtaaaaagacattttctgagagtggaaatttaaaagttcatttgaggacacatacaaaggaaaaaccatattcttgtgaaatttgcaaaaagaCATTTGTTCAGAGTGGAAATCTAAGGACCCATTtcaggacacatactaaagaaaagccatactcttgtgaaatttgtaaaaagtcattttctgagagtggaaatttaaaagttcatttgaggacacatacaaaggaaaaaccatattcttgtgaaatttgtaaaaagtcattttttcgaagtggacatttcaaaatccatttgaggacacacacaaaagaaaaaccgtattcttgtgaagtTTGTgcaaagtcattttctcagagtggagATTTGAAAATCCATTTGAGAATACATACAAAAGAAAGACCATAtacttgtgaaatttgtaaaaagacattttccgtgagtggaaatttgaaagatcatttgaggacacatacaaaagaaaaaccatattcttgtcaaatttgtaaaaagtcattttctcagagtggaagTCTAAGGAACCATTTGagaacacatactaaagaaaaaccatattcttgtgaactTTGCAAAAAGTCATTTTCTGTGAGTGGAAGATTGAAAGTTCATTTGATGACACATACAAAGGAAAAACTATATTCTTGTGatatttgtaaaaagacattttctgagagtggaaatttaaaagttcatttgaggacacatacaaaggaaaaaccatattcttgtgaaatttgcaaaaagaCATTTGTTCAGAGTGGAAATCTAAGGACCCATTtcaggacacatactaaagaaaagccatactcttgtgaaatttgtaaaaagacattttcgaggagtggaaatttgaaagttcatttgaggacacatacaaaagaaaaacaatattcttgtgaaatttgtaataaGTCACTTTTTCACAGTGGAAGCTTAAAgcgccatttgaggacacacaccaAAGGAAAGCCGcatttgtgtgatatttgctaaAAGACTTTCATTGACACATCAGATTTGAAATGCCATTTAAGGATACACACACTGCAAAAAAACCACATTCTtgtgataattaaattaaaaaatttcactacCAGTTGTTATATGACATGATGGTGTGGTACACTTGATAGTGATGTTGGTTCACTTGAAATATCTttgataaaaacaaattcttgtgATGTTTCTGAAAGAACCTTTTCTgatgataaaattttttaaaggcatTTGAAATGTTCACTAAAGGACCtcatttgtgtttttcttttcttttcgtatATATTTTATGAGAGCACGTGTTGAGCAGACATTTCAGAATAAGCACCAACGCAATAGTagagtgttgtgatttttgttacGTGACATTTGTGTGATTTTTTACTGGTAACTGTTTTTGGGAATACTTTCTTAAAAGAAGCTATTATTGTTTCGATTATTACAAATGAAcattactgtaaattaaactaTGAATGTATCTATGTTTCTGGATATTTcataaagaaatatattgttcCTACTGATGATTGCAACACATCATTTACTTAGTATGTGCATAAAATGGCAAATGATTTTGGGAGGAGATCCCATTGGCCTTAAAGACACACCATATTTAACTCCTTTCCTGTTTTCCTGAATTGAGTTCCAGCAAAGCAAATGAAACCGAATTAAGGAGTGCCCAATCCGAGGTCCTTCAATTGTATATACGGTATTTCCATTTTGTGAAGCCCAAACTCAGTTTGTCCTATGGATAATTATTCGACTAACCATTTTCCCTGTCGAGATTACCTTTCCAACAACCCCAAGTTGGTGCAACAATTGACacttttaattttacacaagaaAAGTAACGTTTTGAACTACTTTTTGAGGCTAATTTGATTCACACCATCATGGAAAAGATGATATAGATATgctcaaattatttgaaaaggaACACCTGAAGCCAAAAAGTGTATAAAAAAACTTGGTGCCTGCAAATAGATAACATGCTGAAATGAaacaaagagttctataatagggtagaggaacgactcgtatactgcttccattggccgccatgaccaagcacgaagaccggtttgagagagattagagtggcaagaaCAGTAGTTTTGTTATGAAACGTAATGAAATTCATTGGCAATAAATATCGGCACTGcgtcaaattgctgatattttccctcaaatgcaatttcaaatggaaataacgGTGGAATATGCTGGGAATTTTTGTCAATtaatttgaggttaaactgtataaaaagttttaatgaatgatgtataaaaacataatgcaaaaaataaattaaataattaaataaatattgaaaaattaaaaattggaaagtagggtattaagatggagaaaaatgtctgtcgggctatctgtctgtccccccctccccgctaataacttttgaatgaataatcaGGGGtaattgtgttccggtattttaccggattttcgGTATTTACATCTTtatttccggtatcttcatcttcgaaaataccggaaccattttatattttcagaaaaacccacttttgtaaaatttaggtcgatgtttaatgaaacgccgaaagtccaaattgaagacgtttcgttTGGTTTAAAGCGTAAGCTACCGTCATATTTTTcaatctctatggtaattattgaagaacagctggggtgagagatggaataaaggctagataagaagagaAAGGAGTGTTACttgatattttttccccttaatattttcttttcaagatgtctaatatcgtgtctctgttgcatatcttaatatgcagatgatgtaactagggttgcccattccccccgactgcgatggcacccctcaattttaccaagcccccttttccctcaagaattgccacccactaataaaaagacttaaattcttctaaattaatttctccaaaagtttctgtggtataatctgcttcatgacgatccctccccctcccctccccacacaaacacatgaaaatacttgctataactatattattagattaaattgctgaaatatttattcaccaagatggcctaCGACTTTTCTCCGTTGTAGATGCTTATATAATAGGCTTTACAGTCCCCCCCTCCCAtgaaatgttgaatttaacgacttatatatatcgaaaatatcgatatttggagagcgatatatcgtggtATTAAAATTCGGATATCGCCTAGCCCTATTGCGCAGTGATCATAATACATTCTGCGCCTTTTgccccaaacttatttaattctgaaatatttatgcacttttagaaaatgaatgtaataaatggttaagaatacaaatacaaatgtgacgaccagcaacaggctctgggcccagctagactggtcctagtcaatttacaatccccagtgaagatcaatggccctcttaaaactatctacccccttgctcattaccacctcttccggtaaactgttccaaggttccactaccctgctaaaataataatttttcctaacatccatgttagcctgagatttaaatagcttaaaacaatgaccccttgtcctgttttcagtgctaaatttcagccccgtaacatctttcgttttaataaatttaaacaactgaatcatgtcccctcggtctcttctttgctcaagactgtacatttttagccttctaagcctggaatcatagtctaagtgagaaagtccatttattagccttgtagctcgcctttgaaccctttccaatacattaatgtctttcttaagataaggagaccaaaactgaacagcatactccaaatgaggtcttaccaaacttctatataagggcagaagaacttctttagaacAATGGAGGAagataaaacattctttgaaaaatttttagaaatgagaaaaattaaaagaatttaattctctCCATGCACATGGACATACTAAGTCCAATTAAatcttcgagttttagccccaacaaataattatgtatataaataatgtgtgcatacacgtaatgtgtatatgtatgcccttcaaaacactttttcttcttgggggaaaaaagttcaggtatttttgcATGGAGTTACAATCACCCCTGtctgaatagtccgattcgaaaaaactttttattgttcgaaagatctcggcgaggactcctcattcccatatttcactttttgatttgaactattttttgttcagttttgaacagctcaaaagaacttaacattagcgcctacggggaaattcagggcaattccgaactgtgaggcgaatttgcttcaaacaagctttgtaggaaaaagattttgatgtaaaacttgtatataaaatatctttttgatttgaacaattttctgttcaattttgaacagttcaaatcccttaacaatagtgcctactgggaaactgaaagtcaatgtagattccgtacttgaaggcggatttacttcaaacaaattttgttggaaataactcttgacgccaaactccagacttcaactccgagaatttaggggcacttgactccgactccgactcctgtgcccgacagttAATCGGACTCTGACTTCCGACTTCGACTcagacttcgtagttttggcaaaaatttatccTCCGAAAATTTATACTGGAGAAATGACttactccgattcttaaatattcgactccgactcctttatctcaaaatgagattgactctgactccgcagctatggttttcactgtgaaataattgttgttgatatgacttgttttttttttacgctaaagtttcaatttaggtactcagtttttggcgaataaactcgaagtcatttatgtttctacataaagatatgcgcagacgattttttttttttttttgacaaagaaaattatttcttaagttgacattttattgtttttttttttttttggtaagtgcattaattcatttttaaaaaatgtttttggcaacaccggaaaaagaaaagattttttttgatatgatgtattcattttaatgagcttattaattttaattatcattttttcgttttgaaagctgttaaatattttttttaatggaaaaaagtgtattagctgctttgtttaaaagttgctgctattttatttgttcgttttttttttttaagcataaaattttttttagatgagtggggaatattttattcttagaaatcagcttaaagtattttaaaaacatgtttgaaaaaatttgcgattttagctatttttgagaatattaatcaggtactagaaagtagtatgggtatacgggaaagtaggctcgtctagttctagacagagcTTCTTGTTTAGTGAATAAGTAATTAGcttaactagggtggttcaaaaatacatgtaaaaaaaagggtttctcctagataacaggacacccctcaatatttttggaCCTGTGGATACTAATGtaccggaagaattttgacttcttatttcaactgagagagggtgctcaaccccctcccccaaacatcataAGTACAGGGAGAGGCGTTAAaccgttaaaaattacattgaactgaaaaaacaatgctacatattataatatacaaaactaatatgcatatatattgcaaaaaaaatt is a window from the Uloborus diversus isolate 005 unplaced genomic scaffold, Udiv.v.3.1 scaffold_329, whole genome shotgun sequence genome containing:
- the LOC129233314 gene encoding zinc finger protein 239-like, with product MGMNVEDKSYSCEYCKKTFRYISCWKVHLRTHTGEKPYSCEVCAKSFSQSGDLKVHLRIHTKERPYTCEICKKTFSVSGSLKDHLRTHTKEKPFSCQICKKSFSQSGSLRNHLRTRTKEKPYSCELCKKSFSVSGRLKVHLRTHTKEKLYSCDICKKTFSESGNLKVHLRTHTKEKPYSCEICKKTFVQSGNLRTHFRTHTKEKPYSCEICKKSFSESGNLKVHLRTHTKEKLYSCEVCKKT
- the LOC129233315 gene encoding zinc finger protein 239-like, translated to HTQEKPYSCEICKKTFSESGNLKVHLRTHTKEKPYSCEICKKTFVQSGNLRTHFRTHTKEKPYSCEICKKSFSESGNLKVHLRTHTKEKPYSCEICKKSFFRSGHFKIHLRTHTKEKPYSCEVCAKSFSQSGDLKIHLRIHTKERPYTCEICKK